A single region of the Bicyclus anynana chromosome 14, ilBicAnyn1.1, whole genome shotgun sequence genome encodes:
- the LOC112057189 gene encoding nuclear protein 1 — protein sequence MSEAFFDEYDYYNFEHDKHIFSSHSGKQRTKKEVSEHTNHFDPSGHSRKIVKKLANTENNKKVVSKN from the coding sequence ATGTCTGAGGCTTTCTTTGACGAGTACGATTACTACAACTTCGAGCACGACAAGCACATTTTCTCCAGTCACAGCGGCAAACAGCGCACGAAGAAGGAGGTCAGTGAACACACCAACCACTTCGACCCGTCCGGACATTCGAGAAAGATCGTTAAGAAGTTGGCGAACACAGAGAACAATAAAAAGGTCGTGAGTAAGAATTAG